The proteins below are encoded in one region of Campylobacter helveticus:
- a CDS encoding motility associated factor glycosyltransferase family protein, which yields MSIYEKNLKALKNPILKEALSKVKAPFHFKILTGSDPLDINLQDLRDNSLLYQNPMQELNQMIKLYNESYPLYPVLYFYGFGNGLLYKVLAQNEHHLLFVIFESEIEIIYHIFHLVDFSKEFEKSKILFLNPKDDVNLDAQALFTEFKPAFYSSRVYFLELHSSYYEKFKDNVKHTNEIFSHTIENTINSYGNDAYDSLLGIKHHSLNLAKMISHPTTQELKAKRKGQFKSCVIVSTGPSLAKQLPLLKEFQDKVVIFAADSAYPILIQNDIIPDYVCMVERTDFTAEFFKHDFGTKDDKTTFLLASLVSPKAIEYLERRNKNYSLIEKFLPFYVFTALKRFGYLNEAVSVAHMSLSIASFLDFQNIVFIGQDLAYGEDGSSHSKDYQNGEHFESEGYEDIFEIEGYGGTRVKTHFVWHMFKHFLEKQLSILDKKYHFYNATEGGARIKGTIEKPFKECCEEFFTEEKGVLEKLENLNEKKQKEFLLKALYKLYQARQNCLEFRKNLEENLDELNSRVKPYLDKIDLSAFARGGGMQDSIEQIMQIREKIEKVGLDMAELLQPLKFQFDLNLGRLVSIVARDDAQNLQKNLWWIKEHLYYFELIAKHIKEEENVLESAILNLENVMKEKGLKKRIEKLKNKFEDEKC from the coding sequence ATGAGTATTTATGAAAAAAATTTAAAGGCGTTAAAAAACCCCATCTTAAAAGAAGCTCTAAGCAAGGTAAAAGCGCCATTTCATTTTAAAATTCTAACGGGTAGCGACCCTTTGGATATTAATCTGCAGGATTTAAGGGATAATTCTTTACTCTATCAAAATCCTATGCAAGAATTAAATCAAATGATAAAACTTTATAATGAAAGCTACCCACTTTATCCCGTGCTTTATTTTTACGGCTTTGGCAATGGACTTTTGTATAAAGTTTTAGCACAAAATGAACATCATCTTTTATTTGTCATTTTTGAAAGCGAGATAGAAATCATTTATCACATTTTTCATCTTGTTGATTTTTCTAAAGAATTTGAAAAAAGCAAAATTTTATTTTTAAATCCAAAAGATGATGTCAATCTAGACGCACAAGCCTTATTTACAGAATTTAAACCCGCCTTTTACTCGTCTAGAGTTTATTTTTTAGAACTTCACTCAAGTTATTATGAAAAATTTAAAGATAATGTGAAGCATACAAATGAAATTTTCTCGCACACCATCGAAAATACAATCAACTCTTATGGAAATGATGCTTATGATTCTTTGCTTGGCATTAAACACCATAGTCTTAATTTAGCTAAAATGATAAGCCATCCAACCACACAAGAATTAAAAGCAAAAAGAAAAGGGCAGTTTAAATCCTGCGTGATAGTAAGCACCGGTCCAAGCCTAGCAAAACAACTCCCCCTTTTAAAAGAATTCCAAGATAAGGTCGTCATTTTTGCGGCGGACTCAGCTTACCCTATCTTAATACAAAATGACATCATTCCTGATTATGTGTGTATGGTAGAACGCACAGATTTTACAGCAGAATTTTTTAAGCACGACTTTGGCACTAAAGATGACAAAACGACCTTTTTGCTTGCTTCTTTGGTTTCTCCAAAAGCCATAGAGTATTTAGAGAGAAGAAATAAAAATTATAGTCTCATAGAAAAATTTCTGCCCTTTTATGTCTTTACCGCCCTTAAACGCTTTGGATATTTAAATGAAGCCGTGAGCGTGGCACATATGAGTTTAAGTATTGCTTCTTTTTTGGACTTTCAAAATATCGTCTTTATAGGGCAAGACCTAGCTTATGGCGAAGATGGAAGCTCTCACTCTAAAGATTATCAAAACGGAGAACATTTTGAAAGTGAGGGTTATGAAGATATTTTTGAGATAGAGGGTTATGGTGGAACTAGGGTAAAAACGCATTTCGTATGGCATATGTTTAAACATTTTTTAGAAAAACAACTCAGCATTTTGGATAAAAAATATCACTTTTACAATGCCACAGAGGGTGGTGCGAGGATAAAGGGAACGATAGAAAAGCCTTTTAAAGAATGCTGTGAGGAATTTTTTACCGAAGAAAAAGGAGTATTAGAGAAATTAGAAAATTTAAACGAAAAAAAACAAAAAGAATTTCTGCTTAAAGCCCTATATAAACTTTACCAAGCCAGACAAAACTGCCTTGAATTTAGAAAAAATTTAGAGGAAAATTTGGACGAGTTAAACTCACGAGTAAAACCTTACTTAGATAAAATTGACTTAAGTGCATTTGCACGGGGGGGGGGTATGCAAGATAGTATCGAGCAAATTATGCAAATAAGAGAAAAGATAGAAAAGGTGGGGCTTGATATGGCAGAGCTTTTACAGCCTTTGAAATTTCAATTTGACTTAAATTTGGGGCGTTTGGTTAGCATAGTCGCAAGAGATGACGCAC
- a CDS encoding motility associated factor glycosyltransferase family protein, with protein sequence MINPPHLTKNLKALKQSNPNLNLPQNQDKFSLSDDFNLYFKEQKIYQNVKEELSAKLIFLREHYAYYPLLYFYGFGNGTLYKILCQRQSIVVFEEDLELLSLVFSLIDFSEEILSKKLILITNLKELDALFQNELIQTSYKIYTLFSHSAFYENENLEFWHSKMKEHFDFLLLQKGNDTKDTLVGMKHTLTNLSTMLERPKFKDFLQTYRFQNKTAIIVSTGPSLTKQLPLLKKIQDKAVIFAADSAYTILKKENIKPDFVFSLERLELTSEFFNENSTKFDEDTLFIISSLTHPNTLKYLEDKNFLLVLRPFYFENALKCDEFGYLGVGASVANMAYECAAALRFENIIFIGQDLAYDEGGLSHEKSYTLLSHHKDDFKRDKDKFLCEAYGGEALAQSSLAWTLFRLGLQRDINTAKILNIRTFNATQGGARIEGTIEKSFAWCCENLLCEKKKKFTLKSGKIPKENTLLRVKSLAQGGEEFALKLENVLKDFENAIAKNENLECFLHIFKQISEDFKKQDICTDLFLNLLFDLESERLKLKAQNADIMSDLNTQKSYFVKLFGLLKEQNELLKGYE encoded by the coding sequence ATGATAAATCCACCTCATCTTACTAAAAATCTCAAAGCATTAAAACAGAGTAATCCAAATTTAAACCTGCCCCAAAATCAAGATAAATTTAGCCTTAGTGATGACTTTAATCTCTATTTTAAAGAGCAAAAAATTTATCAAAATGTCAAGGAAGAATTAAGCGCTAAACTTATTTTTTTAAGAGAACATTATGCATATTATCCTCTGCTTTATTTTTACGGCTTTGGCAATGGCACGCTTTATAAAATTTTATGTCAAAGACAAAGCATTGTTGTTTTTGAGGAAGATTTAGAGCTTTTAAGCCTCGTTTTTAGCCTGATTGATTTTAGCGAGGAAATCCTTAGCAAAAAACTCATCTTAATCACAAATTTAAAAGAGCTTGACGCACTTTTTCAAAATGAGCTTATCCAAACGAGCTACAAAATTTATACCCTATTTTCACATAGTGCTTTTTACGAAAATGAGAATCTAGAGTTTTGGCACAGCAAGATGAAAGAGCATTTTGACTTTTTGCTTTTGCAAAAGGGTAACGACACAAAAGACACGCTAGTGGGTATGAAGCACACTCTGACTAATCTTAGCACTATGCTTGAAAGACCTAAATTTAAGGACTTTTTACAAACTTACCGCTTTCAAAATAAAACCGCCATTATAGTATCCACAGGTCCTAGCCTCACAAAGCAACTCCCCCTTTTAAAAAAAATCCAAGATAAAGCCGTCATTTTTGCCGCCGATAGTGCTTATACTATCTTAAAAAAAGAAAATATCAAGCCTGATTTTGTTTTTTCTTTAGAAAGGCTAGAGCTCACAAGTGAGTTTTTTAACGAAAACTCTACAAAATTTGATGAAGATACCCTTTTCATCATCTCTTCTTTAACCCACCCCAACACTTTAAAATACCTTGAAGATAAAAATTTTCTTCTTGTTTTAAGACCTTTTTATTTCGAAAATGCTTTAAAATGTGATGAATTTGGCTATCTAGGCGTGGGGGCGAGTGTCGCAAATATGGCTTATGAGTGTGCGGCGGCTTTAAGGTTTGAAAATATCATCTTCATAGGACAGGATTTAGCCTATGATGAGGGCGGACTTTCTCACGAAAAAAGCTACACGCTTCTTAGCCACCACAAAGACGACTTTAAGCGAGATAAGGACAAATTTTTGTGCGAGGCTTATGGGGGCGAGGCTTTGGCGCAAAGCTCTCTTGCTTGGACGCTTTTTAGGCTAGGACTTCAAAGAGACATTAATACCGCTAAAATACTAAATATCCGCACCTTTAACGCCACACAGGGCGGGGCGAGGATAGAGGGGACGATAGAAAAAAGCTTTGCGTGGTGCTGCGAAAATTTACTTTGCGAAAAAAAGAAAAAATTCACCCTAAAAAGCGGAAAAATCCCTAAAGAAAACACCCTTTTAAGAGTGAAAAGTCTCGCTCAAGGAGGCGAAGAATTTGCCCTTAAATTAGAAAATGTTTTAAAAGATTTTGAAAATGCCATTGCGAAAAATGAAAATTTGGAATGCTTTTTGCATATTTTTAAACAAATAAGCGAGGATTTTAAAAAGCAAGATATTTGCACGGATTTATTTTTAAATTTGCTTTTTGATTTAGAAAGCGAAAGATTAAAGTTAAAAGCTCAAAATGCCGATATTATGAGCGATTTAAATACACAAAAAAGCTATTTTGTAAAGCTTTTTGGGTTGTTAAAAGAGCAAAATGAGCTTTTAAAAGGATATGAATGA
- the pseI gene encoding pseudaminic acid synthase encodes MLINDFDTTKGVFIIAELSANHSGSLELGLKTIKAAKEAGANAVKIQTYTPQSLTLDSDKEDFIIKGGLWDKRKFFELYESAKTPYEWHSQLFEASQDAGLICFSSPFSKEDLEFLRRFDPAAYKIASFEANDETFVRQVAKEKKPTFVSTGIIDESEIARVCEIFKEEKNENLCLLKCTSAYPAKLSDMNLNALKSLKKFGYEVGLSDHSEGHFSATLAVALGARVIEKHFILDKSIKSEDSAFSLDFSEFKAMVDAVREAESALGSEDLSLDEKTLQNRRFARSLYASKNIKKGEIFSEENIKSVRPSFGLHPKFYPQILGKKAKRDIEFATPLKEEDL; translated from the coding sequence ATGCTTATAAATGATTTTGATACCACAAAAGGCGTTTTCATCATCGCAGAACTTTCAGCTAATCATTCTGGCAGCTTAGAACTTGGACTAAAAACCATCAAAGCCGCCAAAGAAGCAGGGGCAAATGCAGTTAAAATTCAAACCTACACCCCACAAAGCCTTACTTTAGATAGCGATAAAGAGGATTTTATCATCAAAGGGGGGCTTTGGGATAAAAGAAAGTTTTTTGAGCTTTACGAAAGTGCAAAAACACCTTATGAGTGGCACTCTCAGCTTTTTGAAGCATCACAAGACGCGGGGCTTATCTGTTTTTCTAGCCCTTTTAGCAAGGAAGATTTAGAATTTTTACGCCGTTTTGACCCAGCGGCTTATAAAATCGCCTCTTTTGAGGCAAATGATGAAACTTTTGTGCGTCAAGTCGCAAAAGAGAAAAAACCCACCTTTGTATCCACAGGAATCATTGATGAGAGCGAAATTGCTAGGGTTTGTGAAATTTTTAAAGAAGAAAAAAATGAAAACTTATGCCTTTTAAAATGCACCTCAGCTTACCCCGCAAAATTAAGCGATATGAATTTAAATGCCCTTAAAAGCCTTAAAAAATTTGGTTACGAAGTAGGACTAAGCGACCATAGCGAGGGGCATTTTAGTGCTACCTTAGCCGTAGCTTTGGGTGCTAGAGTGATAGAAAAACATTTCATACTAGATAAAAGTATCAAAAGTGAGGATAGTGCTTTTAGTCTTGATTTTAGCGAATTTAAGGCTATGGTAGATGCGGTAAGAGAGGCAGAGAGTGCTTTGGGGAGTGAGGATTTAAGCCTAGATGAAAAAACACTTCAAAACAGGCGTTTTGCAAGAAGCTTGTATGCTAGCAAAAATATTAAAAAAGGTGAAATTTTTAGCGAAGAAAATATCAAATCCGTGCGTCCCTCATTTGGCTTACACCCCAAATTCTACCCTCAAATTTTAGGCAAAAAAGCAAAAAGAGATATAGAATTTGCCACGCCTTTAAAAGAAGAGGATTTATGA
- the uvrC gene encoding excinuclease ABC subunit UvrC has protein sequence MLEKELMSLPESAGVYQYFNQEGKLLYVGKAKNLKKRVKSYFSFNPLRANVKNSLRIQKMISEAVHLKFITTKTEANALILENSLIKQLHPKYNILLRDDKTYPYIYVDLNEKFPRFEITRKIIKKPKIKYYGPFFRGAKELLNALYLYYPLKQKKNCKKLCIFHQISRCSGVCEGLIDEEKYKEILSNATKALLNPSILIKNLEKTMLKYAQNENYEEAAKIRDGVNAIKALESKVQIDLARLEDFEIFALANENGIFSTLRFVIQEGKIISTHSKIHTLKESEISVNEIYKQMLLESFNQDTPLVSNQIYVYEDFEDRKLLEQLLSRRFFKKIHIQVPQKGEKRKICDLAFENALLNISIHRKNNDLNILEELKNYFELENLPNCIEIYDNSHLQGVAKVGAMVCFKNGKWEKQNYRKFHLQGKSDYEQMKEVLMRRSKEFESFSPPDLWLIDGGKALLDLAHTIIVSSGANVDVLAIAKEKVDFKAYRSKGSARDKIHSLKGEFHLNTDDKKLQFLQKLRDEAHRFALSFHQNIKKKQDLKSSKLLNLGISEGYLQKLLSFYGDFEKIYQANFEELKMLTNVKTAQKIKEIQ, from the coding sequence ATGCTTGAAAAAGAGCTTATGAGCTTACCAGAAAGTGCTGGAGTTTATCAATATTTTAATCAAGAAGGAAAGCTTCTTTATGTCGGTAAGGCTAAAAATTTAAAAAAGCGTGTAAAGAGCTATTTTAGCTTTAATCCTTTAAGAGCTAATGTCAAAAATAGCCTAAGAATTCAAAAAATGATTAGCGAAGCGGTGCATTTGAAATTCATCACAACCAAAACAGAAGCCAACGCCCTCATTTTAGAAAATTCTCTCATCAAACAACTCCATCCTAAATATAACATTTTGCTAAGAGATGATAAAACTTATCCCTACATTTATGTGGATTTAAATGAAAAATTTCCACGCTTTGAAATCACGCGTAAAATTATTAAAAAGCCTAAAATTAAATACTATGGTCCTTTTTTTAGGGGGGCTAAGGAACTTTTAAACGCCCTTTATCTTTACTATCCTTTAAAGCAAAAGAAAAATTGTAAAAAACTTTGCATTTTTCATCAAATTTCAAGGTGTAGTGGAGTGTGCGAGGGCTTAATCGATGAAGAAAAATATAAAGAAATTCTAAGCAACGCCACAAAAGCCCTTTTAAACCCTAGCATTTTAATTAAGAATTTAGAAAAAACAATGCTTAAATACGCCCAAAATGAAAATTACGAAGAAGCCGCCAAAATACGCGATGGGGTTAATGCCATAAAAGCCTTAGAAAGTAAAGTGCAAATCGATTTAGCAAGACTTGAGGACTTTGAAATTTTTGCCCTTGCTAATGAAAATGGGATTTTCTCCACCCTGCGTTTTGTCATACAAGAGGGCAAAATCATCAGCACACATTCTAAAATTCACACCCTAAAAGAAAGTGAAATTAGTGTCAATGAAATTTATAAACAAATGCTTTTAGAAAGTTTTAATCAAGACACCCCGCTCGTCTCAAATCAAATTTATGTTTATGAAGATTTTGAAGATAGAAAGCTTTTAGAACAATTGCTTAGTCGAAGATTTTTTAAAAAAATTCACATTCAAGTCCCACAAAAGGGAGAAAAAAGAAAAATTTGTGATTTAGCCTTTGAAAATGCTCTGCTTAACATCTCCATCCACCGCAAAAATAATGATTTAAACATTTTAGAAGAATTAAAAAATTATTTTGAGCTTGAAAATCTGCCAAATTGCATAGAAATTTATGACAATTCTCACTTGCAAGGCGTGGCAAAAGTTGGGGCTATGGTGTGCTTTAAAAATGGCAAATGGGAGAAGCAAAATTACCGCAAATTTCATCTACAAGGGAAAAGTGATTATGAACAGATGAAGGAAGTTTTAATGCGTAGAAGTAAAGAATTTGAAAGCTTTTCTCCGCCTGATTTATGGCTCATTGATGGGGGTAAAGCTTTGCTTGATTTAGCTCACACTATCATCGTAAGTTCGGGGGCAAATGTCGATGTTTTAGCCATAGCTAAGGAAAAAGTTGATTTTAAGGCTTATCGCTCAAAGGGAAGTGCTAGAGATAAAATTCATTCTTTAAAAGGCGAATTTCATCTTAACACCGATGATAAAAAATTGCAATTTTTGCAAAAATTACGCGATGAAGCACACCGCTTTGCCCTTTCTTTTCATCAAAACATCAAGAAAAAACAAGATTTAAAAAGCTCTAAACTTCTAAATTTAGGCATTAGTGAGGGGTATTTACAAAAACTTTTATCCTTTTATGGAGATTTTGAAAAAATTTATCAAGCAAATTTTGAGGAACTAAAAATGCTTACAAATGTAAAAACAGCTCAAAAAATTAAGGAAATACAATGA
- the guaA gene encoding glutamine-hydrolyzing GMP synthase encodes MKQDCILVLDFGSQYTQLIARRLREFGIYAEIVPYFESLDSIKSKNPKGIILSGGPASVYEEGAYKPDDGVFSLGVPVLGICYGMQYIAHFFGGKVVRAQAQEFGKAVLELVESSLRADETSTTIQPSFDTSELKFVSFSEKELEDVQGALVDLWEDSVRASHHFLSEEDISEIRVEVEGAFYQVANLLVATYENDFVGFIGVQDDEIPMLFVSPKYFNFGIGKALMLEALERYLKGFDAIRLDCNEQNPNALIFYQKLGFSQVARSEKDSAGRDFPILHLSVRREILLQTLKNPSQKSVKFQASNKLFAGVKQDSIVWMSHADKVEQIPQGFVELAKSGNTHYCAIADFTRQIYALQFHPEVVHSECGGEILKNFALHICGADNSWNMKNFAEFEIAKLREKVLGKACENGMDFISVLETPRTYLRKYCLDDLETLQKILDEKTMYAWGHAFSKQECRDWIEKQLEAYEKYGFGFWAVVDKASGEIIGNAGLNYERVKLAGTNVADSQNAEREILELGYIINHRFWKQGLGFEVASACAEYAFSKLGAKELYCLIKEDNIPSLELTKKLGMCIVGKIIKHYKGQELAHFVLKMSELPLFAKDSKVLCAVSGGVDSSVVATLLYRAIGENLIPVFVDTGLLRKGEREAVEQMFRENLKVPLIVADARELFLGRLKGVTDPERKRKIIGETFIEVFEREAKKHNTKGEIKFLAQGTLYPDVIESVSVKGPSKTIKSHHNVGGLPEWMKFELIEPLRELFKDEVRALGRELGMPQSMLMRHPFPGPGLAIRIMGEVNSADLGLLQEADSIFIEELHKWGLYDSVWQAFCVLLNVRSVGVMGDNRTYDNTICVRAVEAMDGMTASFSHLPHEFLESVSNRIINEVEGINRVVYDITSKPPGTIEWE; translated from the coding sequence ATGAAACAAGATTGTATTTTAGTGTTAGATTTTGGGTCGCAATATACGCAATTAATTGCTAGAAGATTACGAGAATTTGGGATATATGCAGAGATTGTGCCTTATTTTGAAAGTCTAGATTCTATCAAGAGTAAAAATCCTAAAGGCATAATCCTAAGTGGCGGACCAGCAAGTGTATATGAAGAGGGTGCTTATAAGCCTGATGATGGCGTATTTTCGCTTGGTGTGCCTGTGCTTGGAATCTGCTATGGTATGCAGTATATCGCGCATTTTTTTGGCGGCAAGGTCGTAAGGGCGCAGGCGCAGGAATTTGGCAAGGCGGTGCTAGAGCTTGTGGAATCGTCATTGCGAGCAGACGAAACAAGCACGACAATCCAACCTTCTTTTGACACAAGCGAACTTAAATTTGTAAGCTTTAGCGAAAAAGAACTTGAAGATGTGCAGGGTGCGTTGGTGGATTTATGGGAAGATTCTGTTAGGGCGAGTCATCATTTTTTAAGTGAAGAGGATATTTCTGAAATTCGCGTTGAGGTTGAGGGTGCGTTTTATCAAGTGGCAAATTTGCTTGTGGCAACTTATGAAAATGATTTTGTCGGTTTTATCGGGGTTCAAGATGATGAAATTCCTATGCTTTTTGTGAGTCCAAAATATTTTAATTTTGGTATCGGAAAGGCGTTAATGCTTGAAGCTTTAGAGCGTTATTTAAAGGGTTTTGACGCTATTAGGCTAGATTGTAATGAGCAAAATCCTAATGCGCTAATATTTTATCAAAAGCTAGGTTTTTCTCAAGTAGCACGCAGTGAGAAAGATAGTGCTGGGCGCGATTTTCCTATTTTGCATTTGAGCGTAAGGCGTGAAATTCTTTTGCAAACACTTAAAAATCCTAGTCAAAAAAGCGTGAAATTTCAAGCTTCTAACAAGCTTTTTGCGGGAGTGAAGCAAGATTCTATCGTCTGGATGAGCCACGCTGATAAAGTAGAGCAGATTCCGCAGGGCTTTGTGGAGCTAGCTAAAAGTGGGAATACGCATTACTGTGCGATAGCGGATTTCACGCGCCAAATTTATGCGTTGCAATTTCACCCTGAAGTCGTGCATAGCGAGTGTGGCGGGGAGATTCTAAAAAATTTCGCGCTGCATATTTGCGGGGCGGATAATAGCTGGAATATGAAAAATTTCGCAGAATTTGAGATAGCCAAACTGCGCGAAAAGGTGCTGGGGAAAGCTTGTGAGAATGGGATGGATTTTATATCTGTCTTAGAAACGCCACGCACTTATTTGCGTAAATATTGCCTTGATGATTTAGAGACTTTGCAAAAGATTTTAGATGAGAAAACAATGTATGCGTGGGGACACGCTTTTAGTAAGCAAGAATGCAGAGATTGGATAGAGAAGCAACTTGAAGCTTATGAAAAATATGGCTTTGGATTTTGGGCTGTGGTAGATAAGGCAAGTGGTGAGATTATCGGCAATGCAGGGCTAAACTATGAGCGTGTAAAACTCGCTGGGACAAATGTCGCGGATTCTCAAAATGCAGAGCGTGAAATTTTGGAACTTGGCTATATCATCAATCATCGTTTTTGGAAACAAGGCTTAGGGTTTGAAGTGGCGAGTGCGTGTGCGGAATATGCGTTTAGCAAACTTGGCGCAAAGGAGCTTTATTGCTTGATTAAAGAAGACAATATACCCTCACTCGAACTTACTAAAAAGCTTGGAATGTGTATCGTCGGGAAAATTATAAAGCATTACAAAGGACAAGAATTAGCACATTTCGTGTTAAAGATGAGTGAGTTGCCACTATTCGCAAAAGATTCTAAGGTTTTGTGTGCGGTGAGTGGCGGGGTGGATTCTAGTGTCGTAGCCACTCTACTTTACCGCGCCATAGGGGAGAATCTAATCCCTGTGTTTGTGGATACTGGGCTTTTGCGTAAGGGTGAGAGAGAAGCGGTGGAGCAGATGTTTAGGGAAAATCTAAAAGTGCCTTTGATTGTCGCAGATGCTAGGGAGCTGTTTCTAGGGCGATTAAAGGGCGTAACTGACCCAGAAAGAAAGCGCAAAATCATTGGTGAAACTTTTATAGAGGTTTTTGAGCGTGAAGCCAAAAAGCACAATACAAAAGGCGAGATTAAGTTCTTAGCCCAAGGCACACTCTACCCTGATGTCATAGAATCTGTAAGCGTGAAAGGACCAAGCAAAACGATAAAAAGCCATCATAATGTGGGCGGACTGCCTGAGTGGATGAAATTTGAACTCATAGAGCCTTTGCGTGAGCTATTTAAGGACGAGGTGCGCGCGCTTGGGCGAGAGCTAGGAATGCCGCAATCTATGCTAATGCGCCATCCTTTCCCCGGACCCGGGCTTGCCATACGCATTATGGGAGAGGTCAATAGCGCGGATTTGGGGCTTTTGCAAGAGGCGGATTCTATCTTCATAGAGGAGCTGCATAAGTGGGGGCTCTATGATAGCGTGTGGCAGGCATTTTGCGTGCTGCTAAATGTGCGGAGCGTGGGGGTAATGGGTGATAACCGCACCTATGATAATACGATATGCGTGCGCGCGGTGGAGGCGATGGATGGAATGACGGCGAGCTTCTCGCACCTGCCGCACGAGTTTTTAGAATCTGTGAGCAATAGAATCATCAACGAAGTGGAGGGCATTAACCGCGTGGTGTATGACATCACAAGCAAACCCCCGGGGACCATTGAGTGGGAATGA
- a CDS encoding restriction endonuclease has protein sequence MQKSKTDLFLELAKPDKKGFSRWVSVSEFVGEYKTLQLGNGGSWCRASSSLAKKYILEFDKSRTSGNAIDAIKLQGFNPHKSFNQNIRKDIKDFYKSQKCVMLGVCGKSENTHIEIDHKDGRKNSACVSDLQNQSLQDFQPLCKVANDIKRQICKTCKQTNIRWSAKNIKGNPYDFYAGDEHYTKELGCVGCYQYDPVAYRKESAKRIAKEAADFIAQKLYKDEMR, from the coding sequence ATGCAAAAAAGTAAAACGGATTTATTTTTAGAGCTTGCTAAGCCTGATAAAAAAGGATTTTCAAGGTGGGTAAGTGTAAGCGAATTTGTAGGGGAATATAAAACCTTGCAGCTTGGCAATGGCGGAAGCTGGTGCAGAGCAAGTAGCAGCTTGGCGAAAAAATATATTTTAGAATTTGATAAATCCCGTACAAGTGGCAATGCTATTGATGCGATAAAGTTGCAAGGCTTTAATCCACATAAATCTTTCAATCAAAACATACGAAAAGATATTAAAGATTTTTATAAGTCCCAAAAATGCGTAATGTTAGGCGTGTGTGGCAAGAGTGAAAATACACACATTGAAATAGACCATAAAGATGGGCGAAAAAATTCTGCATGTGTGAGTGATTTGCAAAATCAAAGCTTGCAAGATTTTCAGCCTTTGTGTAAGGTGGCAAATGATATTAAGCGTCAAATTTGTAAAACCTGCAAACAAACTAATATCCGCTGGAGTGCAAAAAATATTAAGGGTAATCCTTATGATTTTTATGCAGGCGATGAGCATTATACAAAAGAGCTAGGCTGTGTGGGCTGCTATCAATACGACCCTGTGGCATATCGCAAAGAGAGCGCAAAAAGAATCGCTAAAGAAGCAGCAGATTTTATCGCTCAAAAACTTTATAAAGATGAGATGCGATGA
- a CDS encoding DNA adenine methylase — MNYIGSKFKLRSFLQQSIESTLKNHNAKPLKDSIFCDMFAGTGAVGRIFKSKVKQVISNDKEYYSFVLNQNYIGNHLPLPRAQNLLEILNDTRLTPSKKGKIFTHYALGSGSGRQYFSDENAMRIDGICSKILQWHKQDYINQNEYYFLLASLLESADSVANTACVYGAFLKNLKKSAQKPLILTPATFECNENHHKVFNEDSQKLITQIQGDILYLDPPYNAREYGANYHLLNSIALYDDFIPRGKSGLRAYDKSAYCKKREVESALTFLLENAKFEWIFLSYNDEGLLSLEQIEKLMRKYGTYSCVEQNYQRFKADSARIQKQNQTIEYLHILHKKLENAK; from the coding sequence ATGAACTACATCGGATCAAAATTTAAGCTACGCTCATTTTTGCAACAAAGCATAGAATCTACACTCAAAAATCACAATGCTAAACCACTTAAAGATTCTATCTTTTGTGATATGTTTGCAGGCACGGGTGCAGTAGGCAGAATCTTTAAATCCAAAGTCAAGCAAGTAATCAGCAATGATAAAGAATATTATAGCTTCGTGCTTAATCAAAACTACATCGGCAATCATCTGCCATTGCCGCGCGCGCAGAATCTGCTAGAGATTCTTAACGATACACGCCTTACCCCCTCAAAAAAAGGCAAGATTTTTACTCACTATGCGCTTGGCTCTGGGAGTGGGAGGCAGTATTTTAGCGATGAGAATGCGATGAGAATTGATGGGATTTGCTCTAAGATTCTACAATGGCACAAACAAGACTATATTAACCAAAATGAATACTATTTTCTTTTAGCTTCACTTTTAGAATCTGCCGATAGCGTGGCAAATACGGCTTGTGTGTATGGGGCGTTTTTAAAGAATCTGAAAAAAAGCGCGCAAAAGCCACTTATTCTAACTCCTGCGACATTTGAATGCAATGAAAATCATCATAAGGTTTTTAATGAAGATTCTCAAAAACTCATCACACAAATACAAGGAGACATACTCTATCTTGACCCACCTTATAACGCTAGAGAGTATGGGGCAAATTATCATTTGCTTAATTCCATTGCGCTCTATGATGATTTTATCCCGCGTGGTAAAAGTGGGCTTAGGGCGTATGATAAAAGTGCGTATTGTAAAAAGCGCGAAGTAGAATCCGCGCTTACATTTTTGCTTGAAAATGCAAAATTTGAGTGGATATTTCTAAGCTATAACGATGAGGGACTTTTAAGCCTAGAGCAAATAGAAAAGCTTATGCGTAAATACGGCACATATTCTTGCGTGGAGCAAAATTATCAACGCTTTAAGGCAGATTCTGCAAGAATTCAAAAACAAAATCAAACGATAGAGTATTTGCATATTTTGCATAAAAAGTTAGAAAATGCAAAATGA